Sequence from the Suncus etruscus isolate mSunEtr1 chromosome 1, mSunEtr1.pri.cur, whole genome shotgun sequence genome:
CTGGCTCGGGAGGCTGTAGCAGCCGCTGCCGTCCGACAGCAGGTCGTTGAGGTCCTGCACCGACAGCTCGAACGGGCCCGACATGGCGCCGGCCGTGCCCCGCACGCCGGGCTGCAGCCGAGAGCgacgagcgagcgagcgagagcgAGAGGCCGGGTCAGCGGGGCGGGGTTCCAGGCCCAGGCCCCGCCCAGGCCCACACCCCGGGAGGCGGGCCCGGGACACGCGCGCCCGCTGCCCCACGCGGCCTGCAAGCCCGGAGAGAGATGTCGGGGTGCAAGGGACGTCCCTCTTGGCTTGGCTGCGGGGGGCCCCCGGTCCCCACCACCCACCCGGCCAAGGCTTTTTAGGAATCGGCCTAGACCTAGAAGGGCTGTCAAAATCTCCAGTGTCCTCATTTCTTCCCATTGAGGAACCCCGAGTTCTGCAAGGAAGCTCTGATCCCCTTTTGAAGCCTCCGGAAcgaaaagctatatatatatatatatatatatatatatatatatatatatataatgtgtgtgtatatataaatacatatatacatatatatttatgtacatgtatatatatttggttttggggtcacacccggcagtgctcaggggctattcctgactctgcgctcagaaatcgtccctggcaggcacgggggaccatatgggatgccagaattcgaaccactgtccttctgcatgcaaggcaaacaccctaccttcatgctatctctcctgcccgaaAAGCTGTATTTTTCTAGGACCCCGTACTTAGGTTTAAGTTTCAGGAACCTACTCAACACTGGGGCACAATTTTTTCCACCTTTGTTAGAGAGTCTCCCAGCTCTTTAATCTGTGCGGTCAGGTTTGGAATTCTGGCCCCTAGGGAATTAGTTAATACCCTTCCCACCCCCTCTGGTCTCCCCTCACCCTGGCCAGCGTGTTGTGGGGAGAATGGAAATAACAATGACCCCCTAATTCCCAGGGCTGTTTGAAAGATCAGGTGTAACATGCAGGGAATGAACCTACTGAGCACTCCCTTTTCATCAGCAAATGTgagcaattaaaaaatttttgttgagaTATGATTTCATGTAGCAGTGTGACTTGTGGACTACAATCCAAAAGCTCATCGTTGTGAAATGGAAGCACAAAACCTAGACCATCAAGCAATGCAGAATCTTCACAATGATATTTCCTGCTCTTGGTATTTGCATACAACTCAATGACCTTCCTCTGTTTTGTTGTAGGGGgaagcccagtggtgctcagaacttaggACACCTGgttaggaccatatggggtgccaaggaccaACCTAGATGGGCTGCATGCAGGCCTTAGAACTAAACTCTGCTCTGGTGGTCCCTGACCTTCCATTATAAAACCAAGCACCTGCGTCTGGACTGGAAGCAGCTTCTAGGAGGTCCCAAGGGTGACCGGAAAGAGAAGCCTACACTGATGCTTTCCAGATTGAAAGTGCCACTCTGTACCCACTAGAAGCTGCACCCTTGGGAGAAGAAACATTCCATTGCAGCCCTTCCTGGAGCAGCTGCGAACCCTGGAGGAACCACCAGGTGTCAACAATGGATCACTTACTGGGAAACCCATAGAAGGGAGAACAGTTGTGCCCCCTCTCATCACTCCTACAGAAACAGCTACCTTGTCGACACCTCCCCCCATCCTCCAAGAGCAAATATAGTCTCCCAAATTCCAGAGACCTACATCCTAGGTCCAGCTCTGATACTAATTTGCCAGCTGGTATTTTTAGCTTCATTTTCCTGCatcttcaaaatgaaaaaattgacACCGGTGATCATTCAGGTCACTTCTACACCTGGCTTATAATCCAAGACACCTAACAAGGCTAGATTTGAGCACCTCCTAAGGCCTTTCTCCCCCCCACTCATCACCTCTGCACACACCTCTGCAGCTCTATCAAGCTGGCATGAGCACCTGAGTTCCGGGAGGTGGTGAAGCCCCTCTCATAGTGATCTGGGCCTGACTTCTCCAAGGAGAAGTATAGGACACGTTGGGCATGTTCCTCCGCCCACCCTAAGTTCCGTCCCTGATGTCATAACTGTGTCACTATGACAACCCAGCATGGAGGCCTCTAAGTGCCTCACAGAGGAGCCTTGATCTCATTTCTGATGTGAGACTAGGAAGAGAAGATGAACAATTCCCTGGATTACCTAGCCTACCCTGTCATTGTCTCTAACCACAGACAGACCACAAACTTCAGGAAGAAACTGGATTTTGGTCACTATATATGTCATAAGCATAGGATACAGATAGGTAAGTGGGCAATGGAGTCTGGCCATTTTTGGGGTCACTACTAGCTGCTGACCATCACCCAGCCATTTGCCAGTTTTGTTACTGTAAATAGTTTAAaactgaggagaaaaaaaagggaagattaTACTACTATAAAGTAGGCAGGCCATGGGGGTGATAGGGGGACCTCTTTCTTTGAAGTATTTCATTTCCTgtaaatttcactttttttttggggggggtcacatccggcagcgctcaggggttactcctggctctatgctcagaaatcactcctggcaggctcaggggaccgtatgggatgccgggattggaaccaccgaccttctgcatgcaaggcaaccgccttacctccatgctatctctccggcccctcacttttaTAACCCTCATCATTCCCTCCTTTCTGTCAGTTGTCAGTTTGGGGTGAATCAAGGTCAAACTGAATCAATGTCAGAATGAAAAATAGTAATGATGTCTGGGGTCTCAAAATAGTGTAtttgttttcaacatttttcttgtttgttttggggtccatacaaatcttttttgggggggaggtccacatccagcagtgctcaggggttactccgtgctctgtgctcagaaattgctcctgggatgctcaggggaccatatgagatgccaggaatcgaacccaagtccatcctgggttggccatgtgcaaggcaaatactactgtgctatctctctagactcACACACCTGACAGTTCTAAAGAGCTACTCTTGGCAAAGTTATTGCTTCCAAAAGGGGCACAGACAGTGCTGGGGGTCAGATCTAGAACATATATGATAAGAGCTAAGCCTTGGTGCTGTCTTCCCATCCCTCATTTGAAACTCTTTAAAGTAGTgggcagggactggagagataggacagcgggtagcacatttgccttgcacagggccaaccaaggtttgatccctggcgtcccacatgattccctgagcactgtcatcctgtttatagagccaggagaaactactgagcatcactgagtatgaccccaaaaccagaaaaataaagtagtgatCACTACTTGGGATTGCTGGCTAGATAGCAAGTGGGTTTTCTGAGGCTGCTATGATGATTCCTTTGCCCTAACCATCCTCTCTTATTGCGTCCAGTGAAACCTGCTGTGGACACCAAGCCTCCGGCAGCACACACAAATCACATTCTGAAACTGAGCAAGCTGCAGGTATGGTctctgagtctgtgtttgttctcaGGCCTCCACTCCTGTCCTCAAGGACtgtttccttgaagatgcctctcAAATTCTTCCTCATTCTCCCACCCCTTGCACTACCCTATCTCCTCAGTCAGCCCCTTTTCTGCAGTCCTAGAGGGATGTGAGGTGCCATGATTCTGTATTTGATGCCTCTGTGCTGGGATGGGGTTTCTTGTCAGTATGAACAAAAGAAAATCGACAAAATTGAATATGAAAACAAGCAACTGTGCCAGAAAATCGCAAATGCTCATCGCGGGCCTGCGCAAGTGGATTGCTGGAATGATTATTTTACCAAAAGGtttgttctctttcattttaaGGGGTATCAAATATAATGTCTCAGTTTTGAAGAAATTCCTGAGAGGGGAAGGCAAGACTCCAGGGGAGTTATCTTGAGGACTAATCAGAAGCCATGCTAAGGAAAAAAGGCTCCTCTGAAGGGAATTTTTTCCTGGCATTAAAGAGTTAAGTTTTATTTTGCTAAGAGACTTTTTGGCATCTGATTCTGAGTTCATCACCAGAAAACACAGTTAACTTTGTagcatgaggggctggagtggtggcaagcACTAGGTGCCTTGcacttaggatggaccgcagttcaatcccctgccatctcatatggtcccccaggccaggaacaatttctgagtgcagagccaggagaaactcctgagcatcactgggtgtggcccaaaaaccaaaaacaacaaaacctttGTAGCATGAAGGCCAGAGCTGCAACTTTGGCACAGAATTCTCAAAATCAGTTCCATGCCTATTTCCTAGCCACTGCTATGTGCTAAGCACCATAAATCTAGAGACCAACTGAGCTCCATGTTTCCTGCTCTCAGAGAGCTCAGTCTGGTCACTGATGGGAACTAGTCTGCAGTGTGGTTGGGTTTACCAGACAAGTGTATTCTGGACATGAGGTTGtggatgtgtgtgtttgtaaagtGGATGTTACCAGGTCACCCTTACCTATGTGACCCTGAAAGTTAGGGTGTGAACCCTAACTCATCAACCTACCTGGGTTATTTACCCACTGCAAAGACCTTCTGTCAAGCAAAGAACAGTCTCAAACTTGGTTTCTAGAACATTCTTCAAGAACTTTTACAAAAACATGCAGCTTAAACTCCCTAGCCCCTCAAACCAAAGATGTGGaatctattttgtgtgtgtgtgtggggggggggtgtgagcttggccacactcagtgctgctcaagggttactccaggctctgcactgagaagttgctcctggcagacttggggaccatataggatgacaaaaggaaggaatgaagggagtgaggaagagagagagaagaaagagagagagaaagaaaaagaaagaaaaaggaaggaaggaagaaaggaaggaaggggaaggaaggaaggaaggaaggaaggaaggaaggaaggaaggaaggaaggaaggaagaaaggaaagatagaaagaaaaagaagaaaaagaagaaaaagaaaggaaggaaagaaggaaaaaagaaaagaaagaataaagaaaaagaaatctcttccttccccttctttccattttctttttctgtctcccaaccctccttccctccctgcctcccaaccttccttccttccttccttctttccttccttccttcctttctttcttccttcctaccttccttcctttctaccttgcttcctttctttctaccttccttctttccttccttcctccctgcctcccaaccttccttccttccttctttccttccttccttcctttctttcttccttcctttcttccttccttcctaccttcctttataccttccttcctttctaccttccttcttccttcctccctgcctcccaaccttccttccttctttccttccttccttccttcctttcttccttccttccttcctaccttccttcctttctaccttccttcgtttctaccttccttctttccttccttcctccctgcctcccaaccttcctaccttccttcctaccttccttccttccttccttccttccttccttccttccttccttcaaaatgaaaagaaaaaaaaaaaagaaatatcatacctgggctggagagatagtacagcaggtaggccactTGTCTTAAAACATGTcccacccaagttcaattcctgggatttcatatggtccctcttagcccagccaggagtagttccttaATGCAAAACTAATAATAATCGCTGAGCATCACTGAGCGTGCActccaaagcaaaaccaaacaaaaataagcaaaaaaacaaaaagctttacCCATGCCTTCATCTCAACCCCTCATCCAGAAGACTTTTATTCTGGCCTTGTGTGTTTTTCAGCTTAAACAGAGAAACAAGGAACCGGGAGCTAGTGAGAATCACTGTGGAAAACCAAGGTATCCTGAAGAGGCTTGGTGACCGGAAACCCCACTATGACCGCAAGTCTACTGAGCAAGACTGGCAGGTAAATGGATGCATGAATGTCCAGAAATGAAAGCCTTTAATTAAGCTGTGAGGCTGCACTTGTGAAAACTGCAGCCATTGCTATCGGGAACACCAGCCAGCAGCTAAAATAACCTCTTTAGCAATGGGCCAGGAGGTGCCAGTTTCAGGAAATATCTCTCCAATGGCCTCTTCCCTCATCCTTAATTTACTCCAAAAGACACAGCTGGAGAGGATGAGGGTGTCTGGGGTGGGTCGCTGCAGGGTTCCACCAATCTCTGCTCCCAGTCTTGGTCCTATCAGCCTTGTTTTTCTAACCCAGCCTTTAAGTTGAGAACTGTGACTTGCTTTGACATAtgtctttggtttatttttccttctagaaTTCAAGGCGCTATATTAAAAATACGACAAAGTATCTTCTCGCCCAAGGTGAATAGGTACGTCTGACCCATTTGCTCCTTCACAGAAcccaataatcttttttttgtgtgtgatttttgggccacaccctgcggtgctcaggggttactcctggctgtctgctcagaaatagatcctggcaggcacgggggaccatacgggacaccaggattcgaactaaccacctttggtcctggattggctgtttgcaaggcaaacaccgctgtgctatctctccgggcccagaactcaATAATCTTAGTTGCTCACAAAGCCCCAAGAACTGTATCGATGGACAGGGAGGGGCCCTGTTCCAGGATGACTTTTGTCCTCTTCTATATTGATTTATTGATCGGTCCTTCATTCAGGCTCAGTCTCCACATTTCTCTCTCCACAGTGAGAGATGACTGTTCTTTGTCAGCAGTTTCAAGGAGTCCACAAATTTAAGGAGTATAATTGGTTCTAGAGTTTTCGTGGTTTCCAAGTTGTGCCAAAGTGTCATGTATATGTTTTTGCCGTTATTCAGAAGTACAGTTGTTGTGGACATTTTGGTtgtatttttgttagtttggttttgggaccacacccaatgatgctcagtgcttcctcctgtctctgcattcaggaatcactcctgagcagtgctcagggggaccatatgaagtgctggggatcaaatccgggtcagccacatgcaagccttaccctctgcactatcactccagccccagcattttgtattgctttttacATCATTGCTAATGGCTGTATGAGCTGTTTCTTTTTCTGAAGTGGGTAAATGGATACTCAAGAAGCTAAGAAATTGTTCAGTGTAACTGatgtttctccctttctctcccagtCTTCTTCCTGAATACAAGATTGGTCACCATGGGAAAAGTTTTCGAGAGCTGGTACTAGACTTAACTGCTTAGAATTTTAAGATGCTCCTAAGTAGGTTTGGATGTTCATTCTTAGGATGCAACAATAAATCttacaaacaaatttttttaaaaagagttcgTTTTATTTAAGGAACCTAAAAACATTGAATTGGAGGGACAGAATGATAGTATGGTAGGTAAGGCACTTCCTTTACacatagctgacttgggtttgatctctgacaccctaTTTgttttccccagcctgccaggagtgatctctgagtgcagagccaagcgtCTCAAGTTAGCCACACACTGCTCCATGGGGGGGTAGGGGGGCTTTGCCATCTGACCTCAGGAGGTTGTGTGTCAGTTCTCTACccactgtcttatctctccagGGTCACGAATGACTCCAGACTCAGCTTGAAATTTCTCTGGGTGGTGCATGAAGGGAGCCAGGGATGTACCCTTTGAGCCACTTCCTCAGCCCATAGTTGCTATTACTCAAGTAAAACGAAAGAAACATGAATTTGTTTCAGTGCTTCTAACAAGGAAAGGAGGGCTGTGTACTCCCTACCCCTGGGGTGTGTTGTTTCTTGAAAGtcaacaaatagcaaaaaaaaaaaaaaaaaaaaaaaaaaaaagtctcaatcACTAGTTTACCTAATTAAACACCTTCAGTGATTTGCCCTTCCTTCCTGAAGAAGACAGACTTCAAACTTCAAACGCCACACGGGATGTTCCCCTGACCCTTTTTATCTCCTCTCATGGCAACCCCACTGATAATATTTCTTAGTTCAACAGAAACTGACATTGACTTAAGTCATGAGAGGACTTAGCAGAATATGCCTTTCTTTGCAGTATTTCCTAAGATGCTGCAGAGTAGAAGTTTTGGGAGTTTTCAAGAACCCCTCAAGTCCTATCAGCAATACTTATAAATATTTGGAGATTGTcctgttattttctttctattattgatACCTCTTTTGATCTGTTTTTTAATGTATTCTTGTCAAGCACAATGAATACTTGACAGGCATCTGAAAAGCATTTTCAGGGTGCCGTGGCCAGGGACTGTTCTAGAAGTGTCCCATTCTGGGGGGTGAGAATATTCAGCTCTATAAcctttatagtttatttatttatttatttatttattgggtcacacccagcagtactaaggggttccgcctggctctgtgctcagaaattgctcctagcaggcagagggaaccatatgggatgccaggattcgaaccactatctgtcttgggtcagctgcttgcaatgcaaacgccctactgctgtgctattatagTTTCTTTTAAAGATCAACAGACATGGCTCTCGGTCCATCAAGTTTGAAGATTAAACAAGTGTTTGTCCACCttcccaaaaaaaatgtttccaacccatactttttccttcccttctctgaaTTTCTTCTTGCTGTTACAGTCACACTCTCagttgtggtacttatacacTTAGTTATAGCGCACAAGGGATCACACACTGTGTGGTACCAGGGACTAGATTCTGTGCACATGGGGGTGGTACCAAGGATCCAACCTGCAGCCTTGTGCTTGCCAAGCAGGAGTTTTGCCACTGAGATATCCTTGATGTAACAGTTCTATCCAATCCTGAGAGCAGAGTGTTGAAATTCCCTACTATAACTGCAGATTAGACTAGTTCTCCTCTCAGCTtcatccctttttcttttttttttttcctttggtttttgggccacaccctgtgacgctcaggggttactcctggctatgtgctcagaaattgctcctggcttcttgggggaccatatgggacaccgggggatcgaaccgcggtccgtcctaggctagggcaggcaaggcaggcaccttacctccagcgccaccgcccggccccttatccctttttcatttgtttgttttttggccacacccaatgacgctcaggggttattcctggctatgtgctcagaaatcactcctggcttgggggaccatatgggacgctgggggatcgaactgtggtccatcctaggtcagccacgtgcaaggcaaatgcccttctgctgtgccacTGCAGCGACCCCACatcctttctatttatttatatttttgcttcatatattttggtgtgtgtggtcacactcagctgtgctcagggcttattcctgactccgcactaaagggtcactcctggtgggcttaggggactatctggggttctgtgaattgaatctgggtctgcagtgtccaggcaaatgccttactccctgTATTTTCACTCTAGACCCTGCTGCATGTATTTTGATTGTTGGGAGGGGATATACCcagtgattttcaggggttattcctggcttgcattcagaaatcatttctagaaGTGCttaggaactatatggaatgccagagatcaaaccaagtcaGCTGCTTATACAAATAATCTACTAGGtctattgctttttgtttgtttatgcttttaattaatttaaattttaaaggggTTTGGGAAGaacacctagaaatgctcagagtactcctggctctgtgccaggaaTTACTACCccacttgggggggaccatatgggataccagagatcaaacccagatcgacCACCTGCAGGACACTCTACTTGCTGtaatatggctccagccccctcagCTTCATGTATCGTAGAGTCTGAGTATTTGGTTCACTTACATTTAGGTTAGGACTGCTCTGTCTTCCAGGCAGAGTGACCCTGCAACCATTAGAGCATGTTTCTTTATCTCTCATACTTTCTTTCTCTGAAGGTGCATACTGACATTACTATAATCACATTTTTTGGGAAAGGGtgttgaaccacacctggctatgctcagtgatcacacctggtgaggcttgaaggaaccatatggggtactgtgaatcaaagctgggtcagtcatgtgcaaagcaagtatcttacctactgtactattgccccagctCCTCATTGTGGTTTTCAGCCTACTTGTGTGACTTAGATGTCAAGAGTTGTTGTGgcatagctttatttatttattttttggccacacccagcagagctcagtggttactcctggctctgcatttagaaaccgcttctggcaggctcaggggaccatatgggattccaggtccATACTAGGTCAGtcagatgtaaggcaaatgtcctaccactgtgctatcactctggcccatatcttttttttttttaattgaggcaaCCTCAGTCATGCTGgggttcaggggtcattcctaactTGCTCTGCCCAAAGGTACAAATGGCTCAGGGGCCACCAGGGTCACAGCATTGGGGCACTAGAGGtaaactcagggtctcacacatcTAGATATGTGCTCTATCAATTGAACTAGCTCCACTGtcctcatactatttttttttatccattctaTACTaaatttttcaagttatttttatttagattggGGCCATCCTTGCTGTATAgggctagagatcaaacccaggggtcTTGCATGAAAAACAcgcactccagccctttggatTATCTCCCCAATCCCATGTATCTTTTTGTTGTCTGTTTTATTctctccctttaaaaaaaaattgtttcttgggccagagcggtagcacaagcagtagggtgtttgccttgcaagcgcttacCTAGCACAGAACACAGTTCTttcccccaggcgtcccatatagtcccccccaagccaggagcgatttctgagcgcatagccaggagtaacccctgagcttcaccaggtgtagcctgaaaaaaaaaaagttgtttcttgCTTACACGTGTATTGAGCACTGTATCAGATTCTATGACCTTTTTCTTCCACCTGGAAATATGCATAAAGAAATTcaagggggtcggagagatagcacagcagtagggagtttgccttgcacttggccaacccaggacagacctgggttttattcatggcatcccatatggtcctctgagcctgccaagagtgatttctgagcacaaagccaggagtaatcgctgagtgccaccaagtgggaccaaaaaaccgaaaaagaaaaaaattcaagaggTGAATAGTCAATTCTATTTACCTctattggggtggggggtgtcccAAGCAGTGCTCTGAAGGCTCCAAAACCACTTTAGTGATATATAGCCCAGCTGTGCAGTTATGACACTTGGGCCTGATAGTGCCTGGCCACCCCAGAGCCACCCCTAATAATGGTGGGGATCATATAGTACAAGAGATGGaatttggggccaggaaggtggcgctagaggtaaggtgtctgccttgcaagcgctagcgtaggatggaccgaggtttgatcccccggcgtcccatatggtccccacaagccaggggcgatttctgagcacatatggtttcccaggtccaccaggagaaagccctgacctctgccaggtatggcccaaaccaatcTCCATCCCCCACCCATCCAAACAAATCAAAAGCAGTGCCTACATGCCTCGGAGAACAGGGCAATCAATTTGTAATGTCTGCTAGGGAGAAAGGAGTGGGCAGAAGGATAATATTCCCACTCAACATCCCTGACTTAGAAAGGCCGCACCCCACCCCAGGCCCACATTCCCTCCTGTTGACACAGGCAGTCCTTGCCTGAGTCTGGAGGCCCACAACAGAGGGTCATATATACTGAATCTATATCTGTAacaaggagattttttttttttggtgtaagaACCCAGAATGAGTgagatttttcaaattaaaaaaaaaatagccctaTATAGGGATTCATGAGGCACATTGCCAGAAAGATTGGGGTCTAGTGCTACATTCACATGCATTCTACCAATATATAACaagtttacttccttttttttttataaacaatgcTTTTCACATTCAATGCATTTACAAATGGGCTGTGGCTGGAGTCCTCACCAGCCTGTGTGCACAGATTTAGGAGCTCACAAACAGCTGTAGAGGCCACTTATCTTCAGCGGCAGGGAGGTCCTTTGACAGAGCTAATGTAGGCATTGCATTTTAATGCCTTACTTCCTGAAACACATGAAGAGAATTATGATCCTTTCATCTAGCCAGGGTGTAAGAATACCAGGTAAGAAGGGGAAATGTCTGATGAGTAATATGAAAAAAGAACTCAGCTGGTGCCTGACCACTGTCCTCCCCTGGGAGGTTCTGCCATGGTACTTCCGGTAGGAGATGGTTTGAGAGTCATTTGAACTCAGTTGGGTTTTGCCTGTGAGCTAACTTTGGATCCAGTCTCTATTAGCTACACAGCTTCGCATATGTCACTGACACCGCCAGAGCAGTTACCCTCCTCACTCTGGCTCTGTGTGGAACAGTTCAAAACCAAGCACACTGAAGAAAATCCAGAATGATGTATAGGTTTTACATGTTTGAGGTCCTGGCATCAATCATCAGCATGGAAAAAATGAATGCTTTTGTGTGTACAGAGAGAACCTGATCCATTTGCTGCAAGGTCTAAAGATGTCCTGTTAGAGCTAATAACTCCCAATATTATTGGACATTCTAGTTATGGACGCCTTCCTCACAAGTCAGTTCCTTAATGGGCCGCTTCAATTGTGGAACCCGAAAAGGATGAGGGGAATGTATTAATAATGAGTTAATAATGACTACTGACCAACCCCTGCTTTGAAGGAGATAGGCGCAAATACTAcagcactgcttttttttttttttttagtactgtGTGAGCTTGAACATAAGGTATTTCTATGTTCATAACctggttttctcatttctataacgAAAGTAAGAATCACAtatcaggggcccagagagatagcacagcggtgtttgccttgcaagcagttgatccaggacctaaggtagttggttcgaatcccggtgtcccatatggtcccccgtgcctgccaggagctatttctgaacaaatagccaggagtaacccctgagcactgctgggtgtggcccaaaaacaaacaaacaaacaaaaaataataataataataataataataataataataatcacataTCAGGGATTCGGGGTATTTGTCAAAATCTTAGTATATATCCCCATACAAAGGTCTTAGCATAAATTCCCCACAAAATAAAGATTGACATTTGCTGCTATTAGTAAGAAACAAATACTCTGAGCAGCTGTATTACAAATCCCTGTGTGATATTAAACACATTGGCCATGCTCACATCTTCATGCTTTGATTAAGCAGAGCTGTGCCGTGGCACAACGTTTTCACTTAGGAAATCATCTAGTTTTCTAAGCTCTAGTACAGCATAATCTCATTGTTCAAGGTAACATTGAGTCACAAGAGGGACAACTGGGGGAACAGAGCAAGATTCAGGTGGAGGAGCCTGGGAATTAGAAAGGACACACATAACCTGATACTCTATGAAACCCTGTATTCTAGAAGAGTCTCTCAGGGGTTGGGAACAATGTCTGAGTCTGAGAGGGAGGAGAGATCCTGTGTATATGTAGGGATACATGGATGCATGTATACACTATTCAGTGGGCAGAGAACCAAGTTTTCCATGGTCAAGCAAGC
This genomic interval carries:
- the CFAP97D1 gene encoding sperm axonemal maintenance protein CFAP97D1; the protein is MNNSLDYLAYPVIVSNHRQTTNFRKKLDFGHYICHKHRIQIVKPAVDTKPPAAHTNHILKLSKLQYEQKKIDKIEYENKQLCQKIANAHRGPAQVDCWNDYFTKSLNRETRNRELVRITVENQGILKRLGDRKPHYDRKSTEQDWQNSRRYIKNTTKYLLAQGE